A genomic segment from Pseudomonas sp. S09G 359 encodes:
- a CDS encoding energy transducer TonB, with protein MQVVNWLPRTELPFAAPSRPELLQALEPYEAFEVSGEEAAAPVAVVKPEPQARPAVERAKIEVPRPSPLAKPVVAEEVAPVVKAPVVPPPRFALQLLRAGRCLLLVELPTGERFQTRDPAYMLLKDMLRAAGLPDSPQIVGDPVRWPLLVRGTMDQGPDAARDFVQGFVSARLEDEPCVCLWLIGLPAVRFAGEANAEAWYRELQVESLGSVWALPGLELLMEEPQRKADVWQAMRRLMARWKTTDE; from the coding sequence ATGCAGGTGGTCAATTGGCTGCCCCGCACCGAACTGCCGTTTGCCGCGCCGTCGCGGCCCGAGCTGCTGCAGGCGCTCGAGCCGTATGAGGCGTTTGAGGTCTCGGGCGAGGAGGCGGCTGCACCGGTGGCGGTGGTCAAGCCCGAGCCCCAGGCGCGCCCGGCGGTCGAGCGCGCCAAGATCGAAGTGCCACGCCCGTCGCCGCTGGCCAAGCCGGTGGTGGCCGAAGAGGTTGCGCCGGTAGTCAAGGCACCGGTGGTGCCACCGCCGCGTTTCGCCCTGCAATTGCTGCGGGCCGGGCGTTGCCTGCTGTTGGTGGAACTGCCCACCGGCGAACGCTTCCAGACCCGCGACCCCGCCTACATGCTGCTCAAAGACATGCTGCGCGCCGCCGGCCTGCCCGACAGCCCGCAAATCGTCGGCGACCCGGTGCGCTGGCCACTGCTGGTGCGTGGCACCATGGACCAGGGCCCTGACGCTGCGCGGGATTTTGTGCAAGGTTTTGTGTCGGCGCGCCTGGAAGACGAACCCTGCGTGTGCCTGTGGCTGATCGGCCTGCCCGCCGTGCGCTTTGCCGGTGAGGCCAATGCCGAGGCCTGGTACCGCGAACTGCAGGTCGAAAGCCTGGGTTCGGTATGGGCCCTGCCGGGCCTGGAATTATTAATGGAAGAGCCACAGCGTAAGGCTGATGTCTGGCAAGCCATGCGCCGGCTGATGGCGCGCTGGAAAACAACCGATGAGTGA
- the rimI gene encoding ribosomal protein S18-alanine N-acetyltransferase: MSEALSFRPMTEADLDAVLKIEYAAFSHPWTRGIFLDGLGKYQIWLMFEGEQQVGHGVVQIILDEAHLLNITVKPENQGRGLGLALLEHLMSRAYAASARECFLEVRDSNTGAFRLYERYGFNEIGRRRDYYPAVGGREDAVVMACTLVD, encoded by the coding sequence ATGAGTGAGGCTTTATCCTTCCGCCCGATGACCGAGGCCGACCTCGACGCCGTGCTGAAAATCGAATACGCGGCGTTCAGCCACCCCTGGACCCGGGGGATTTTTCTCGACGGGCTGGGCAAATACCAGATCTGGCTGATGTTCGAAGGCGAGCAGCAGGTGGGTCACGGCGTGGTGCAAATCATCCTCGATGAGGCGCATTTGCTGAACATTACCGTCAAGCCGGAAAACCAGGGCCGTGGGTTGGGCTTGGCGTTGCTGGAGCATTTGATGTCCCGTGCCTATGCCGCCAGTGCGCGGGAGTGTTTCCTCGAAGTGCGCGACAGCAATACCGGGGCGTTCCGCCTGTATGAGCGCTATGGCTTCAACGAAATCGGCCGTCGGCGTGACTACTACCCGGCCGTGGGCGGCCGCGAAGACGCAGTCGTCATGGCCTGCACCTTGGTCGACTAA
- a CDS encoding serine kinase/phosphatase, producing the protein MTESRRPYGATQPEPIDDNEDRMGEMRELDFDEQEPTAEIGDEIPRREREHLMPDERVREAGLTGASTDDHESTDDDMSPETLIHEDGARDAREAGEDSPADYDLSIVDEDEIGGGNGLDEAELADIDPVDGNR; encoded by the coding sequence ATGACTGAATCACGACGTCCCTACGGCGCTACGCAACCCGAACCGATTGACGACAACGAAGACCGTATGGGTGAGATGCGCGAGCTGGATTTTGACGAGCAAGAGCCCACGGCGGAAATCGGCGACGAGATCCCGCGTCGCGAACGCGAACACCTGATGCCCGACGAGCGGGTGCGCGAAGCCGGGCTGACCGGGGCTTCGACCGACGACCATGAGTCGACTGACGATGACATGAGCCCGGAAACCTTGATACATGAGGATGGCGCGCGGGATGCCCGCGAAGCAGGGGAAGACAGTCCTGCCGATTACGACCTGAGCATCGTGGATGAAGATGAGATTGGCGGCGGAAATGGGCTGGATGAGGCCGAATTGGCAGATATCGACCCGGTCGACGGCAACCGCTGA
- the can gene encoding carbonate dehydratase → MNELQDLLDNNERWADAIKQEDPEFFAKLARQQTPEYLWIGCSDARVPANEIVGMLPGDLFVHRNVANVVLHTDLNCLSVIQYAVDVLKVKHILVTGHYGCGGVRASMQDRQFGLIDGWLRTIRDLYYENRDVLAQLPTEEERVDRLCELNVIQQVANVGHTSIVQNAWHRGQSLSIHGCIYGIKDGRWKSLNTTISGFEQLPPQYRLRPLGEA, encoded by the coding sequence ATGAACGAACTACAAGACCTGCTTGATAACAACGAACGCTGGGCGGATGCGATCAAACAGGAAGATCCCGAATTCTTCGCCAAGCTCGCCCGCCAGCAAACCCCGGAATACCTGTGGATCGGCTGTTCCGACGCCCGCGTACCGGCCAACGAGATCGTCGGCATGCTGCCCGGTGATCTGTTTGTGCACCGCAACGTGGCCAACGTGGTGCTGCACACCGACCTCAATTGCCTGTCGGTGATCCAGTACGCGGTCGATGTGCTCAAGGTCAAACACATCCTCGTCACCGGCCACTATGGCTGCGGCGGCGTGCGTGCCTCGATGCAGGATCGCCAGTTCGGCCTGATCGATGGCTGGCTGCGCACCATCCGTGACCTGTACTACGAAAACCGCGACGTGCTGGCCCAGTTGCCGACCGAAGAAGAGCGCGTGGACCGCCTGTGCGAGCTGAACGTGATTCAGCAGGTGGCCAACGTCGGCCACACCAGCATTGTGCAAAACGCCTGGCATCGTGGGCAGAGCCTGTCGATCCACGGCTGCATCTACGGCATCAAGGACGGCCGCTGGAAGAGCTTGAACACCACCATCAGTGGTTTTGAGCAGTTGCCGCCGCAATATCGCCTGCGCCCACTGGGCGAAGCCTAA
- a CDS encoding SET domain-containing protein-lysine N-methyltransferase → MKTQAMDKAKTTVSDCLYPFKTLLVEHGYPSSEHFQVMQATTGTPAGVKTRKNLDGRMRIAKVSGYAVSERRPHTLQLSARIHLYDSWFCGLLRHSCNPNVFFDTTYLELWTVQPIAAGSRLTLDYASTEDALFRQFACQCGELNCRGWITGGQEPLNAEGQAFMAQWREHKRP, encoded by the coding sequence ATGAAAACTCAGGCCATGGATAAGGCTAAAACCACCGTGAGCGACTGCTTGTACCCATTCAAGACGCTACTTGTTGAACACGGCTACCCTTCATCCGAACACTTTCAGGTGATGCAAGCCACGACGGGCACGCCAGCAGGGGTCAAGACACGCAAAAACCTTGACGGCCGCATGCGCATTGCCAAGGTTTCCGGCTATGCCGTGAGCGAGCGACGCCCCCACACATTGCAATTATCGGCGCGCATCCACCTGTACGACAGCTGGTTCTGCGGCCTGCTGCGCCATTCCTGCAACCCGAACGTGTTTTTCGATACCACGTACCTGGAGCTATGGACCGTGCAACCCATCGCCGCCGGCTCCCGGCTGACCCTGGATTACGCCAGCACCGAGGATGCGCTGTTCCGGCAGTTCGCGTGCCAGTGCGGCGAGCTGAACTGCCGGGGCTGGATCACCGGCGGCCAGGAGCCATTGAACGCCGAGGGGCAGGCGTTCATGGCCCAATGGCGCGAGCACAAACGCCCTTAG
- the acpA gene encoding acid phosphatase produces MSDEHEDHPSPDSVAQPPVDTSRRRFLGGAAVLGVGATLSACGNTGEAPGTPVAKPLTPQELDKALHDQVKTVVVIYAENRSFNNLFADFPGVEKPLSALSAAEYQQRDRDASLLTTLPPAWGGVLQVGPQSVDGVTYPSEVQFQENLPNAPYALKGPNAEDLPLSLVTRDLWHVFYQNQMQINGGKNDGFVAWADSGGLVMGHYAQSRYALRLWDVAKEFVLCDNFFQGAFGGSFLNHQYLISATAPFYPNAAQSVAKAQIATLQSDDPTDTRLKPLDKSPASAMTGPPQFGPSALTPDGYGVNTLAPPYWPTWTRDPENPDYSKPDLPNVLVPQTHEHIGDKLSKNNVDWAWYAGAWQATLDQFKDSGGIPKIPNFQYHHQPFNYFKQQGPQNRAERDKRLRDGGLGDESSTNKFFADAQAGKLPAVSFYKPQGNLNMHAGYADVASGDRHIARALKVLQESPQWKNMVVVVTVDENGGWWDHVAPPKGDRWGPGTRIPALVVSPFARKGTVDHTVYDTASILRLITRVFQLEKLDGLKQRDDAMIARGQQPMGDLSNALQFNR; encoded by the coding sequence ATGAGTGATGAGCACGAAGACCACCCTTCCCCCGATTCCGTTGCCCAACCGCCGGTAGACACCAGCCGTCGGCGCTTCCTCGGAGGTGCGGCGGTGCTGGGGGTGGGCGCCACCTTGAGTGCCTGCGGCAATACCGGCGAAGCACCGGGAACGCCGGTGGCGAAGCCGCTCACGCCCCAGGAACTGGACAAGGCGCTGCACGACCAGGTGAAAACCGTGGTGGTGATCTATGCCGAGAACCGTAGCTTCAACAACCTGTTTGCGGATTTCCCAGGGGTGGAGAAGCCGCTGTCGGCGCTTTCCGCCGCCGAGTATCAACAGCGCGACCGCGACGCCAGCCTGCTGACCACCCTGCCCCCGGCCTGGGGTGGCGTGCTGCAGGTCGGCCCGCAGAGTGTGGACGGGGTGACCTACCCCAGCGAAGTACAATTCCAGGAAAACCTGCCCAACGCGCCGTACGCCCTCAAGGGCCCGAATGCCGAAGACCTGCCCTTGAGCCTGGTGACCCGCGACTTGTGGCACGTGTTCTACCAGAACCAGATGCAGATCAATGGCGGCAAAAACGACGGTTTCGTCGCCTGGGCGGATTCCGGTGGCCTGGTGATGGGCCATTACGCCCAGAGCCGTTATGCCCTGCGCCTGTGGGACGTGGCCAAGGAGTTCGTGCTCTGCGATAACTTCTTCCAGGGCGCGTTTGGCGGCTCGTTCCTTAACCATCAATACCTGATCAGTGCGACCGCGCCGTTTTACCCGAATGCCGCGCAATCGGTGGCCAAGGCGCAGATCGCCACGCTGCAAAGCGATGACCCCACCGACACGCGCCTCAAGCCGCTGGACAAATCCCCCGCCAGCGCCATGACCGGCCCACCGCAGTTCGGCCCAAGCGCGTTGACCCCGGACGGCTACGGCGTGAACACCCTGGCCCCGCCCTACTGGCCGACCTGGACCCGTGACCCGGAAAACCCCGACTATTCCAAACCCGACCTGCCCAACGTGCTGGTGCCGCAGACCCACGAACATATCGGCGACAAGCTGTCGAAAAACAATGTCGACTGGGCCTGGTACGCCGGGGCATGGCAGGCGACGCTGGATCAGTTCAAGGATTCGGGCGGTATTCCGAAAATCCCGAATTTCCAGTACCACCACCAGCCGTTCAACTACTTCAAGCAACAAGGGCCGCAGAACCGCGCCGAGCGTGACAAACGCCTGCGTGACGGCGGGCTGGGCGACGAATCGAGCACCAACAAGTTCTTCGCCGACGCCCAGGCCGGCAAGCTGCCCGCCGTGAGTTTCTACAAGCCCCAGGGCAACCTGAACATGCACGCCGGTTACGCCGACGTGGCCTCGGGCGACCGGCACATCGCCCGCGCCCTGAAGGTGCTGCAGGAGAGCCCCCAGTGGAAAAACATGGTGGTGGTGGTGACGGTCGACGAAAACGGCGGCTGGTGGGACCATGTGGCGCCGCCCAAAGGCGACCGCTGGGGCCCGGGCACGCGGATTCCAGCGTTGGTTGTTTCGCCGTTTGCGCGCAAAGGCACGGTTGACCACACGGTGTACGACACGGCGTCGATCCTGCGCCTGATCACCCGGGTGTTCCAGTTGGAGAAACTCGATGGGCTCAAGCAGCGTGACGATGCAATGATCGCCCGTGGCCAGCAGCCCATGGGGGATTTGAGCAACGCCTTGCAGTTCAACCGGTAG
- a CDS encoding short-chain fatty acid transporter translates to MADAIEESRYARFALRCSNFAERWFPDSWVFAALAVIIVAVATLGMGAAPTEAAKAFGDGFWSLIPFTMQMAFVVIGGYVVASSPPAVKLIDRLARIPKNGRSAVAWVALISMLASLLNWGLSLVFGGLLVRALARRTDLRMDYRAAGAAAYLGLGAVWALGLSSSAAQLQANPASLPPSILSITGMIPFTETIFLWQSGVLLLALIVVSLIIAYATAPGPNSARDAKACGVDPAFNLPKPQAPTRPGEWLEHSPLLTILLALLAAGWLFHEFSTKPAISAISGLNTYNFLFIMVGALLHWRPRSFLDAVARAVPTTTGVLIQFPLYGSIAALMTVVKGGDGQTLAHHISTFFTSIASHDTYALLMGVYSAVLGFFIPSGGGKWIIEAPYVMQVANDLQYHLGWAVQIYNAAEALPNLINPFYMLPLLGVLGLKARDLIGFSFVQLLVHTPLVLFLLWALGTTLKYLPPVMP, encoded by the coding sequence GTGGCCGATGCTATCGAAGAAAGCCGCTATGCCCGATTTGCCCTGCGTTGCTCCAACTTCGCTGAGCGCTGGTTCCCTGACTCCTGGGTGTTCGCCGCCCTCGCCGTGATCATCGTGGCCGTGGCGACCCTGGGCATGGGCGCCGCACCGACCGAGGCCGCCAAGGCCTTTGGCGATGGGTTCTGGAGCCTGATCCCGTTCACCATGCAAATGGCCTTCGTGGTGATCGGCGGGTATGTGGTCGCCAGTTCGCCACCGGCGGTAAAGCTGATTGACCGCCTGGCGCGCATCCCCAAGAACGGCCGCTCCGCCGTGGCCTGGGTGGCGTTGATTTCCATGCTGGCGTCCCTGCTCAACTGGGGCCTGTCCCTGGTGTTCGGCGGTTTGCTGGTGCGTGCACTGGCCCGTCGTACGGATTTGCGCATGGATTACCGCGCGGCGGGGGCTGCGGCGTATTTAGGCCTGGGGGCCGTATGGGCATTGGGGTTGTCGTCGTCGGCCGCCCAGTTGCAGGCCAACCCGGCCAGCTTGCCGCCGTCGATCCTGTCGATCACCGGGATGATCCCGTTCACCGAGACTATCTTCCTGTGGCAATCCGGCGTGCTGTTGCTGGCGCTGATCGTGGTATCGCTGATCATCGCCTACGCCACCGCTCCCGGCCCGAACAGCGCCCGTGACGCCAAGGCCTGCGGCGTCGACCCGGCCTTCAACCTGCCCAAACCGCAAGCACCGACCCGCCCGGGCGAATGGCTCGAACACAGCCCATTGCTGACCATCCTGCTCGCGCTGTTGGCGGCCGGCTGGTTGTTCCATGAGTTCTCGACCAAGCCGGCGATCAGCGCCATCTCGGGGCTCAACACCTACAACTTCCTGTTCATCATGGTCGGCGCCCTGCTGCACTGGCGCCCGCGCAGCTTCCTTGACGCCGTGGCCCGCGCCGTGCCCACCACCACCGGCGTGCTGATCCAGTTCCCGTTGTATGGCTCGATCGCCGCGTTGATGACCGTGGTCAAGGGCGGTGACGGCCAGACCCTGGCGCACCACATCTCGACCTTCTTCACCTCCATCGCCTCCCACGACACCTACGCGCTGCTGATGGGCGTGTACTCGGCGGTGCTGGGGTTCTTTATCCCGTCGGGCGGCGGCAAGTGGATCATCGAAGCGCCTTACGTGATGCAAGTGGCCAACGACCTGCAATACCACCTGGGCTGGGCCGTGCAGATCTATAACGCCGCCGAGGCGCTGCCGAACCTGATCAACCCGTTCTATATGTTGCCGCTGCTGGGGGTGCTGGGGCTCAAGGCGCGGGACTTGATCGGGTTTTCGTTTGTGCAGTTACTGGTGCACACGCCGCTGGTGTTGTTTTTGCTGTGGGCGCTGGGGACGACGTTGAAGTATTTGCCGCCCGTCATGCCATAA
- a CDS encoding MFS transporter, with amino-acid sequence MTATSVPQAQRFSRSDYKTLGLAALGGALEIYDFIIFVFFALTLSQLFFPPEMPEWLRLLQSFGIFVTGYLARPLGGILMAHFADHLGRKRVFSLSILMMALPCLLIGIMPTYAQIGYFAPLILLALRVLQGAAVGGEVPSAWTFVAEHAPRNHRGYALGFLQAGLTFGYLLGALTATLLAQVFTPAEILDYAWRFPFLLGGVFGVIGVWLRRWLSETPVFLEMQARRQASAELPLRTVLRDHRAVLLPAMILTCVLTSAVVVLVVITPTMMQKTFGMSPSHTFALSALGIVFLNIGCVLAGLLVDRIGAWRAVMVYSLLLPVGIALLYASLISGGVWLGAAYAVAGLSCGVVGAVPSVMVGLFPAQVRVSGISFTYNIAYALWASTTPLMLIALMPTSPWICVGYCVVMGAVGVVSVALFGKRHTLAA; translated from the coding sequence ATGACTGCCACCTCTGTTCCTCAGGCGCAGCGTTTTTCCCGCTCCGACTACAAAACCCTGGGCCTGGCTGCCCTGGGCGGTGCCCTGGAAATCTACGACTTCATTATTTTCGTATTCTTTGCGCTGACCCTCAGCCAACTGTTTTTCCCGCCGGAAATGCCTGAGTGGCTGCGCCTGCTGCAAAGCTTCGGGATCTTCGTGACTGGCTACCTCGCGCGCCCCCTGGGCGGCATCCTGATGGCGCACTTTGCCGATCACCTGGGGCGCAAGCGTGTATTCAGCTTGAGCATCCTGATGATGGCCTTGCCTTGCCTGCTGATCGGGATCATGCCCACCTACGCGCAAATCGGTTATTTCGCACCGCTGATCCTACTCGCACTGCGTGTGCTGCAAGGCGCCGCGGTGGGCGGCGAAGTGCCCAGCGCCTGGACCTTCGTGGCCGAGCACGCACCGCGTAACCACCGTGGCTATGCCCTGGGCTTCCTGCAGGCCGGCCTGACCTTCGGCTACCTGCTTGGCGCACTCACCGCGACGCTGCTGGCGCAGGTCTTCACCCCGGCGGAAATCCTCGATTACGCCTGGCGTTTTCCCTTCCTGCTCGGCGGAGTGTTCGGCGTGATCGGCGTGTGGCTGCGCCGCTGGCTCAGCGAAACCCCAGTGTTCCTCGAAATGCAGGCCCGCCGCCAGGCCTCCGCCGAACTGCCGTTGCGCACCGTGCTGCGCGACCATCGCGCGGTGCTGCTGCCGGCAATGATCCTCACCTGCGTGCTCACCTCGGCGGTGGTGGTTCTCGTGGTCATCACCCCGACCATGATGCAGAAAACCTTCGGCATGAGCCCCAGCCACACCTTCGCCTTGAGCGCACTGGGCATCGTCTTCCTGAATATCGGTTGCGTGCTCGCCGGCCTGTTGGTGGACCGCATCGGTGCCTGGCGCGCGGTAATGGTCTACAGCCTGTTGCTGCCGGTGGGCATTGCGCTGCTGTATGCCAGCCTGATCAGCGGTGGCGTGTGGCTGGGCGCGGCGTATGCCGTGGCCGGCTTGAGCTGCGGGGTGGTGGGCGCGGTGCCGTCGGTGATGGTCGGGCTGTTTCCGGCGCAGGTGCGGGTGTCGGGGATTTCCTTCACCTACAACATCGCCTATGCGTTATGGGCGAGTACTACACCGTTGATGCTGATCGCGTTGATGCCGACCAGCCCGTGGATTTGCGTGGGTTATTGCGTGGTGATGGGCGCGGTGGGGGTGGTGAGTGTGGCGCTGTTTGGTAAGCGCCACACCCTGGCTGCCTAG
- a CDS encoding gluconate:H+ symporter has product MELSTAAWMVHDTRLMLCVLLAIASIIVLISATKLPPFLSILIGTFIAGVGAGLPPEEVAKAFSKGAGAILGEAGIIIALGSMLGALMAESGAADRIATTLLGLGKGKSLPWVMALVAMVIGLPLFFEVGLVMMVPIIFVMAKRSNQPLLKIAIPALAGMTTLHALMPPHPGPLIAVGALHADLGLTMLLGFCLAVPAVILAGPIYGNWLSKRLHVDEPADIGALFSAPPKAPRQPSFGVSLLIILLPVILMLGSTLAKVALPAESSVGLVLKFLGEPLIALGLAVIAAVICLGWAAGMPRAEVGNTLRKALAPIAVLLLTIGAGGGLKQTLLDAGVSQTISKVAEGAHMPYLLLAWLIAVALRQATGSATVATTTTAGILAPMMAGLAATQSSLVALAIGAGSVFFCHVNDAGFWMVREYFGLQLKQTIWVWSVLQTIVSVVGLVGTLVLWHFLT; this is encoded by the coding sequence TTGGAGTTATCGACTGCCGCGTGGATGGTTCACGACACCCGCCTCATGCTCTGCGTTCTGCTGGCCATCGCCAGCATCATTGTGCTGATCAGCGCGACCAAGCTGCCGCCGTTCCTGTCCATCCTGATCGGCACTTTTATCGCTGGCGTCGGCGCCGGCTTGCCGCCGGAAGAAGTCGCCAAGGCGTTCAGCAAAGGCGCTGGGGCGATCCTCGGTGAGGCCGGGATCATCATCGCCCTGGGCTCGATGCTCGGCGCGTTGATGGCCGAATCCGGCGCGGCCGATCGCATCGCCACCACCTTGCTCGGGTTGGGCAAGGGCAAGTCATTGCCGTGGGTAATGGCACTGGTGGCCATGGTGATCGGCTTGCCGCTGTTCTTCGAAGTGGGCCTGGTGATGATGGTGCCGATCATCTTTGTGATGGCTAAACGTTCGAACCAGCCGCTGCTGAAAATCGCCATCCCGGCGCTGGCCGGCATGACCACCCTGCACGCCCTGATGCCACCGCATCCTGGGCCGCTGATTGCGGTGGGCGCGCTGCACGCCGACCTGGGCCTGACCATGTTGCTGGGCTTTTGCCTGGCGGTACCGGCGGTGATCCTGGCCGGGCCGATCTACGGTAACTGGCTGTCCAAGCGCCTGCACGTGGACGAGCCGGCCGACATCGGCGCGCTGTTCAGCGCACCGCCCAAAGCGCCGCGCCAGCCGAGTTTTGGCGTGTCGTTGCTGATCATTCTGTTGCCGGTGATTCTGATGTTGGGCAGCACCTTGGCCAAAGTCGCCCTGCCAGCCGAAAGCAGCGTGGGCCTGGTGCTGAAATTCCTTGGCGAGCCGCTGATAGCCCTCGGCCTGGCCGTGATCGCCGCCGTGATCTGCCTGGGCTGGGCCGCCGGCATGCCACGCGCCGAAGTCGGCAACACCCTGCGCAAGGCCCTCGCGCCCATCGCCGTGCTGCTGCTGACCATCGGTGCCGGCGGCGGCCTCAAGCAAACCCTGCTGGACGCCGGCGTAAGCCAGACCATCAGTAAGGTTGCCGAAGGCGCACACATGCCGTACCTGCTGCTGGCCTGGTTGATTGCCGTAGCCCTGCGCCAGGCCACCGGCTCGGCCACCGTCGCCACTACCACGACGGCAGGCATTCTCGCGCCGATGATGGCCGGGCTGGCCGCCACCCAGAGTTCACTGGTGGCGCTGGCCATCGGCGCCGGCTCGGTGTTCTTCTGCCACGTCAACGACGCCGGGTTCTGGATGGTGCGTGAGTACTTCGGCTTGCAGTTGAAGCAGACAATCTGGGTGTGGTCGGTGTTACAGACGATTGTTTCAGTGGTCGGGCTGGTCGGTACGCTGGTGCTGTGGCATTTCCTGACCTGA
- a CDS encoding TolC family protein has translation MPTSVKNLLLAGLLWGAVSAAQAQTLTLDSALQSAFANNPDLAAAQWEIDIAQGARQQAGLIPNPVASWDVEDTRRNSRTTSIKLSQSLELGGKRGARIDVATRGQDAAALTLEQRRNLLRAEVIDSYYSALRAQERLDLAQRSLALAERGLVVAKGRVTAGKASPVEATRAQVQLSEIRLELNRAQIGLTDAYRRLAASTGSAAPDFQAVATQRQSAPPLPAAAQLLARLEQTVEVRLAELQILQSEASVGLEKAQRIPDLDVSIGSQYDASVRERVNLVGVSMPIPLFNRNQGNVLAASRRADQARDLRNATELRLRTETRQALDLWQTANTEVLAFNLQILPAAQSAVDSATRGFEMGKFNFLDVLDAQRTLIAARNQYLTATAQATDAWVRIERIYGDLARF, from the coding sequence ATGCCAACTTCGGTTAAAAATCTTCTGCTGGCCGGCCTGTTATGGGGCGCAGTCAGTGCTGCCCAGGCGCAAACCTTGACCCTCGATTCAGCCCTGCAAAGCGCGTTTGCCAACAACCCCGACCTGGCGGCGGCGCAATGGGAAATCGACATCGCCCAAGGCGCTCGCCAGCAGGCGGGTTTGATCCCCAACCCGGTGGCCTCCTGGGACGTCGAAGACACCCGGCGCAACAGCCGCACCACCAGCATCAAACTCAGCCAGAGCCTGGAACTGGGCGGTAAACGCGGCGCGCGCATTGACGTGGCCACCCGTGGCCAGGACGCCGCCGCGCTGACCCTGGAGCAGCGCCGCAACCTGTTGCGCGCCGAGGTGATCGACAGCTACTACAGCGCCCTGCGTGCCCAGGAGCGCCTCGACCTGGCGCAACGCTCGCTGGCCTTGGCCGAGCGCGGCCTGGTGGTCGCCAAGGGGCGCGTCACTGCTGGTAAAGCTTCGCCGGTGGAAGCCACGCGCGCCCAGGTCCAGCTCTCGGAAATTCGTCTGGAGCTGAACCGCGCCCAGATCGGCCTTACCGACGCCTACCGCCGCCTCGCCGCCAGCACCGGCAGCGCCGCGCCGGACTTCCAGGCGGTGGCGACACAACGCCAATCCGCGCCGCCCCTGCCGGCTGCTGCGCAACTGCTGGCGCGCCTTGAGCAGACCGTGGAAGTGCGGCTGGCCGAACTGCAAATCCTGCAAAGCGAAGCCAGCGTGGGCCTGGAAAAAGCCCAGCGCATTCCCGACCTCGATGTGTCCATTGGCAGCCAGTACGACGCCAGCGTGCGCGAGCGCGTGAACCTGGTGGGCGTGTCGATGCCGATCCCGCTGTTCAACCGCAACCAGGGCAATGTGCTCGCGGCCAGCCGCCGCGCCGACCAGGCACGCGACCTGCGCAACGCCACCGAGCTGCGCCTGCGCACCGAAACCCGCCAGGCCCTGGACCTGTGGCAAACCGCCAACACCGAAGTGCTCGCGTTCAACCTACAGATCCTGCCCGCCGCCCAAAGCGCGGTGGACAGCGCCACCCGTGGTTTCGAGATGGGCAAGTTCAACTTCCTCGATGTGCTCGACGCTCAGCGCACCTTGATTGCCGCACGCAACCAATACCTCACGGCGACCGCCCAGGCCACCGACGCCTGGGTGCGTATCGAACGGATTTACGGCGACCTCGCCCGGTTTTGA